The following coding sequences lie in one Xanthomonas hortorum pv. pelargonii genomic window:
- the pnuC gene encoding nicotinamide riboside transporter PnuC — protein MSLLESIAVVINLLGVWLTARRIRWCWPVGIVAVALYAWLFYQWKLYSDMLLQGVYVLTQLYGWWHWQRGTAADTRIRPLPMPHTELWVSLGIGALFAAALGAYMHHRTDAELPWLDAALASFSLVASVWAARKRIANWVLWIVLDCIYVGVFLSKALYPTALLYAGFVGLAVYGWRSWKIQQNRNLADIA, from the coding sequence ATGTCACTGCTCGAATCCATCGCCGTCGTGATCAACCTGCTCGGCGTCTGGCTGACCGCGCGCCGCATTCGCTGGTGCTGGCCGGTCGGCATCGTGGCGGTGGCGCTGTACGCCTGGCTGTTCTATCAGTGGAAGCTGTACTCGGACATGCTGCTGCAAGGCGTCTACGTGCTGACCCAGCTGTACGGCTGGTGGCACTGGCAGCGCGGAACCGCCGCAGACACCCGTATTCGTCCGTTGCCGATGCCACACACGGAACTGTGGGTGTCGCTAGGCATCGGCGCACTGTTTGCCGCAGCGCTCGGCGCCTACATGCATCACCGCACCGATGCTGAGCTGCCGTGGCTGGATGCGGCGCTGGCCAGCTTCAGCCTGGTGGCCAGCGTGTGGGCCGCGCGCAAACGCATCGCCAACTGGGTGCTGTGGATCGTGCTCGATTGCATCTACGTGGGCGTATTCCTCAGCAAAGCGCTATACCCCACTGCTCTGCTCTACGCCGGTTTCGTGGGGCTGGCGGTGTATGGATGGCGTAGCTGGAAAATCCAACAGAACCGGAATCTGGCAGACATTGCATGA
- a CDS encoding UTRA domain-containing protein, with the protein MSVSRQHAITEIISAQIADGEWGPDQRLPVERALAERFACTRITLREALQQLEAEGRIYRENRRGWFVSAPRVRYDPTSIAGFMQYVAAQGRKPRTELLSATRQAAGAAFAAALRLETAYEEVFVLQRRRWIDRRAVLLETNVVLAAWAPGLLEHDLAGSLSSVFNQKLGLFLSRAHVSMHPAGLDATQAMLLQSTTGTPCFRLQRVSFAEDGRAVELDIESWRHDALDVVVRTEAPTRSAS; encoded by the coding sequence ATGAGCGTGTCGCGCCAACACGCCATCACCGAAATCATTTCCGCGCAGATCGCCGACGGCGAATGGGGCCCGGACCAGCGCCTGCCCGTAGAGCGCGCGCTTGCCGAACGCTTCGCCTGCACCCGCATCACCTTGCGCGAGGCCTTGCAGCAGTTGGAAGCCGAAGGCCGCATTTACCGCGAGAACCGTCGTGGGTGGTTTGTCAGTGCACCGCGCGTGCGCTACGACCCCACCAGCATCGCCGGTTTCATGCAGTACGTGGCCGCGCAAGGGCGCAAGCCGCGCACCGAGCTGCTGAGTGCCACCCGGCAGGCAGCCGGTGCCGCGTTCGCTGCGGCATTGCGGTTGGAAACAGCGTACGAAGAGGTCTTTGTGCTGCAACGCCGGCGCTGGATCGACCGGCGCGCGGTATTGCTGGAAACCAACGTGGTGCTGGCCGCCTGGGCGCCTGGTTTGCTGGAACATGATCTGGCCGGTTCGCTGTCGAGCGTGTTCAACCAGAAACTCGGGTTGTTTCTGAGTCGCGCGCACGTCTCGATGCATCCGGCCGGGCTGGATGCCACGCAAGCCATGTTGTTGCAGTCCACCACCGGCACGCCGTGCTTCCGGCTGCAGCGGGTCAGCTTTGCCGAAGATGGCCGCGCGGTGGAGCTGGATATCGAATCCTGGCGCCACGACGCACTGGACGTGGTGGTGCGCACCGAGGCGCCGACGCGCTCGGCTTCTTAA